The region TGAACTGGGCTTCATCTCCCAGGCCAGGGCCATCGCGGCGGGTGGACTGGCAGGCGTGGCAGCGGCTCTTGCCACGTACCCCCTGGAAGTAGCCGAGACCAGGCTGATCATCCAGAACTGCCGGGAGCCTTCGTACACCGGCATTGTTCACACGCTGGCCAAGATCCACAGCACCGAAGGCCTGCTTGCACTCTACAGGGGCTTTTCCCTCACTGTCTTAGGTATGCAGACACCAGGAATAAATATCTAGAGCTCTGATTCGGCATCTTGTGGgcctttaaaaacattttatgttgGAACATGTGTGCCTTGAGTCAATCATGGTTGGGAAGTCATGGCACAGATCGAGATAACACCTATTCGTTGTTTTAAACTGAAAACTGTTTTCCATTGCCGTGTGTTTGTATGTTTCTAGGCGCCTTTCCCTTCTCTTTGGGATGCTACATGGTGTACACGAATGTGGACAAAGTGTGGCAGGAGCCTCCTTTCCGTTTCTCGCCTCTGCAAGATTTCATCAACGGCTGTCTAGCAGCAGGAGTGGCACAAACGCTCTCTTACCCTTTTGAGACTGTCAAACGCAAGATGCAAGTAAGTCACTCTCTCAAAAGCAATGAGAatatttttccatccatccatccatgcatccatccatccatccatccattcagttGTACTAGATTCAAAGCAAAAGTGCGTTTTCAGCCGATAAAACATTATGTATGCACAGTTCACTATTCGAGAACCACAGATACCTCACTTTACCTTTTACCTTTTTCATACAAGCTAAGCAAAATATGAGAAACCTCTCTCGCTCAGCTCCACTACACCGCAAATGACAGAATAAAGAGATTCAATGGATGAAATAAAATTGCACAATTATGTTGCGTATCttccttttttatttgatttttagtTCACATAGCGCTATAACTTAATTTTGCTGTTACCTTACCAAATGTTAATTTGTATAGTTTAGGAGCGTACTAAATTCTCCAGTTTAGTTGTTGTAATAACTCCTATAACTCGCTAGAGGGCGGCATATGCAcgtttattatatattttcatGGGCCAACGCTGTTTAAAtcgcttttttttccctacaGATGTGTAGTGTATCGATATAAACTTACTGTCCCATAAAAATAAGTTAGCACACAGTCATTGTCTGAAATCCAGGCAACAAACGTGAGTAAAGGCCCAGCTGAGAATATCGAAGTGAGACCCGATGAGCATATTAACCTCTCCTCGCAAGCTCTCGGTCGGGTATGAATGAGGAATAGGTGTGTTGAATTTATCACGGCTATACTCGCATTCTGGTAAGTTCAATATGGCACCTCTTGACATggctggatgaatggatgggatTTGCCGCACTTGTTTGCAAGGACATGAGGGatcaatggcggcctccgggaCGAAATACTGCATCCGGTTCCGTGTGTACTATTATTAGTGGCCGTCAGCAGCTGGGAATGGGAATGCGTGAAGGGTCTGCAGCAGAAGCTTTAGCTCAAGAGTTTAAAGATAGACGACAGCTATCAGTGCGACTTTTACGCACGCAACTTTGCCAACGCTGCACGTGCCTTACAAAGGGTGTCAAACAAGTTCATTTTACGACGACAAGTGAGGCAAAAGCGAAGTTGCAACGCGTGACTTTTTTTGCGTGCAGATTTAagcttttatttacatttttattgaCGACGCTCGATTGTGGAACAGGTtgttgcggaaaaaaaaaaaagagaaagaacttcAGTGATTGAAAAGCCCCTGTTTATAGGATTTAGCTATAATTGCGCAAAAGACAAACACTAGACTTTTTATTAGAGACATTTAGACGACATTCTTGCAAACGTTTTTATATATTATCGGATTAGTTGTACTTTGCACGATAACATATGAGTCGAGGGAAACTATTGACCCTCCAGTTTCTAATCTTTAGCTCCTTTCACATATTATTGTAAATTCGTCTCAATGCATTTTCAGTATTCATTTATCAGGTCTTTTTCTTGTAAACATTGAGTGTTGATAAATCTCTTTTTAAAAGCCTTCTCTGAGCGTTTGCTCCCCGAATCCCGTGTGACAGTTGACGATGCCGGCACGTTCCGTCTCATTTGCCTGCTTCTTAATGAAAATGAACTTGTTTTTCATCCGGTTAATGACCTCAGACGGGGAGGTGAGATCATACATTCCCCAGCTGTAAAAAGCTCTTTCCCAGGTTCAAGAGGGTTAACGGCTTGGAGATTTTCCAGAGCAATGGAAGTAAATGAAGCGTTGGAATCGACTGTGTCTCCGTGACCCTCTGAAACATTATTACGGCCATATTTCCCAGCGGGAAGTCGTATTCGGCCTCATCGGGATGACAAGTGGGCTGCGGAGGGATGGTTGTTATGTTGCCGCAAAACTTTTCGCTCTCTTTGCAGGCGCAGAGTTCCCGACTGCCGCATTTCGGTGGAGTTGACGTGCATTTCAGCGGTGTGACCAACTGTTTTGTACAAGTGGTCAAAAATAAGGGCGTCCTCTCACTCTGGAATGGACTTGCCGCTAATACCATAAAGGTACAGTTTCAAGCATGTCTGAAATtactgtgtcaaaaaaaaaaattcaagtcatTACTTGTGTTAAGCAAATCTGGCTGAGTCAAACAGCATCGTTTATGAGACCGAGATCACGTGAGCGTCCCATGAGGGAGGTGAAAGGGTGCCAAGAAGAGTGAGAGCACCAGTCGCCATGAGAAACAATGCAGAGCGAGTAATTAATAGTATGACGAGTCAGGTGGGCAAAGGCCACCTCGGGAACAGCGTGCTCCGCTATCTCATTTCAGCCGTAAATGTCAAGGTGGCTACACGTGCTTTTATAAATCGTCGCTATCCAGCGAAAAAGCACACGTGACCATTTTGGTCTTTCATCGATGTGACGTAGTGAGTTAGTGAAGCTCATCTGTGAGCAATTTTTCTGTTCATTGCAACATGTTCTGTGCTCCCCTATTGGATCCCGTCCTATTTGCTACTTGTTTGTCCCTGTCCATTTGCCATTGTCCTGTCCTGTGCAGTCTTGTCGTGTCCTATTTTCTGCACTTCACGTTTTGCATTGTACTTTCCGTCCGTTTTGTGTGTCTCGACCAACCCAGTTCTTTCCTACCTCTGTTGCCTGGTCCTGTCATTTCCTGATTTTGCTATTTTCTATTCATCACAtactgcacaggtgtcaaagtcaaggcccgggggacagatacggcccaccacatcattttatgtggcccgcgaagacaaattgtgcatcaaattcgtgtgtcaatactaaaattgagaagtcttcacttttaatgatatattttcttctaaatattcgaccagtttttactcgtcttatTTGAAAAcgacttgtttgttttgtagcttttactgtacatattatgaggtgctcatacatttatttgggttgacagtcataatggccctccgaaagaagctatgactacaatgcggcccgccaaaaaaatgaatttggcaCCCCTGACATACTGCATTGTACTCTTCTGTCCTCACCTGTCCATTTTTCATTGGCCTATTTGTTACTCCTGTTCTTGACATGTCCCTTCCTCATCAGACTTCCCAATctatagtaccgtaattttcggactataagtcgcaccggagtataagtcgcaccagccataaaatgcccaaaaaagtgaaaaaaaccatatatatgtatataagtcgctcctgagtataagtcgaccccccccccccccaaactatgaaaagaaaaaaagcgacttatagtccgaaaattacggtaatattggTGATCATTTTGTTTACTATCCAGTGGTATTTCAGTTTTTGTTCTGTCCTGAGTTTCTACCAACTTTGATGTATCATCTCCAGATTGTCCCCTACTTCGGCCTCCTTTTCGCCTGCTTTGAGCTGTGCAAGCAGGTTTGCCTGTACCGCAACGGCTATATCGTTTCGCCGCTCAGCTACACGCCGGCGCCCGGTGTGGACCAGAGCCTCAGGCCGGCCGAACTGCAGGAAATGAAGCGTTACCTGAGGAATCGAAGCTTTGGAGCCGGAAGCCAGTCCTCCATCGGAAACCGCTGGTGAAGGCCTCCACGGGGAGGAAAAGTGATGAATATACTTTGACAgagcttgcaaaaaaaatacacctGCAGTAGCGCCTGAgatccaaaacaaaaatgtgccttTGCAGTCTTTCAGACCTGCCTGTGATGAAAataattagcttttttttttttaatttgctttttatttttaccccTCCCGCACATGTATGTATCCTGTAAAAACCCACAAAAACAATCACTCAATGAACTGCTAGAACGAACGTTAATGCATAATCTACAAAACGAAAATGACTGCTGTGTTTAGAGAGGAATTAATTTATTAACATGCGAGTGTCTGTGCTTTTGAGGGAGTATAACAAACACATCTCACAAAAGGACACTCCTGTATTTATGAGCACTGATGCATTTATGAGCTCTTGCATAATTTCTAGATATTTGCTCAAtaatgctacttttttttttatgtgtgtttcAGTTTTACTGggtttacttttattatttatattgaaAATGACTCTCTGGCAATGTCAATGAAAATTAATTTGTCGGATCTCATACAAGTGTTAGAAACCATCATCTGCATTAATTGCAAATGATGATATCATTACAGATTCCTTCTACCTCTTttttgctgtcagtgttataAGGAAGAAGGCGCTTGTCAAACTCACAAAGTGCTTTACCTGGTAAAAATATAGTCATGACCAATACAGCCAATACAAAAACAACTActcaaaataattacaaaacaaaTCAGAGTTAAAGATCCAGTTAATTTAAGCACATTTCCACTATGCAAATTTCGTCTTAGTTACTGCAAAGGACTACTTTAGTCATATCGTGCCTTAATAGTTATTTATTTAGGTTATTACAGCACAAAAATAACCTAAAATGCTCTTTCGTGCTGTAAATGGATGCTTGATGAATGTTTGAGACTTATGTGCAATGTTGTGTGATAAATGACACTTTGAAATgaatactgacattttttggctcaatgcaaacaaacaattcATGTACGGATGAGAGTTTATTATAGGAGTGCTTCCAAACCACTGAGAAATTATCCATTTTCACATAATTAGTCTGAAAATAAGAAATGTATTGACCACAAATATTGTTTCATCTATTGGCAGAAGGTCCATTTATAAACAGATAAGCTCCTCAATCTACTTTAACATAGTTTGTCAGCAAGTAACAGGATAtcttggaaggaaaaaaaaaagcaattactgTTTACTATACTTATGGGGGATTTGTTTTGGTGGTGTgtcatgaaaataaatgtgtccCGAGACTCCATAAAGGCTGGGAGTGTTGGCGGGTTGATTATATAGAATATTAGTTGCCTTGTTATCTGGCCTTCTAAAAAAGTTGTGTGAATGACGCatgtaaaatgtgtgtgtgcagtcaGCTGATCCAATTATGTCATCTTCAACACAGAGACTTTCCTGAGTGACAGCCAAAGGGATGTAACAGATGGCATGACCTTTATGCACCATAGCAGAGGCCTTCAGCTCCTCCTCTCTGACCACTGACATGACATTGAAACAATCATGGCCGGCCACAAGTTTATCATTGAATtcaaacaatacaatacagtaaaGTTTTTTGGTGCCAActtcacacaggaaggccatagCTGAAATCGAACTCCTGTGAATCATCAAAACAAACCCTGCACTATTAGTGTGACTTTTGACCATTACTTTTAAATCGGTTTATTCTCTAAATtcaattttattctttttattctaCATAATTTGTGCTATTTTTCGTTCTTTTTGTGGAGCTGGATTAATAGATTATTAATCATTTCAATATTAAGTGGTCAATATTAAAATCTAACGTGCTCCTTGGTCGCCGTTCGTAAGGACGGACAAAACGTACGTCGTATGTCGGTAGGAAATGAGTCCCCGCCCACTTTCCCCCTGCTCTCCACCAATGACCGCTAAGAACGAAGTCGCTCTCTCCAAGGGTGCTGCCATTGCCGTTTAAATTTCTCTTGCCCCACTCGGAGTTTGGCCATTTCAACATCAGGGGAAGCAGCGGGACGGcgactttttaaaatttatttcgtttttattttatttcatttttatttttgagttTTTGACAGGATGAGTGAGCAAGCCATTTCTTTCGCCAAGGACTTTTTGGCTGGGGGTATCGCGGCCGCCATCTCCAAAACTGCCGTCGCC is a window of Syngnathus typhle isolate RoL2023-S1 ecotype Sweden linkage group LG1, RoL_Styp_1.0, whole genome shotgun sequence DNA encoding:
- the slc25a43 gene encoding solute carrier family 25 member 43, with product MATVKKDNRLTSSQSFSCVGFAGLFSKSATSPLEVVKIKSQVGTFHCKKGFGQTFLLIYHHEGLKGFWKGNLVSCLRLFPYTAVHLAIYRKIVHLHMDELGFISQARAIAAGGLAGVAAALATYPLEVAETRLIIQNCREPSYTGIVHTLAKIHSTEGLLALYRGFSLTVLGAFPFSLGCYMVYTNVDKVWQEPPFRFSPLQDFINGCLAAGVAQTLSYPFETVKRKMQAQSSRLPHFGGVDVHFSGVTNCFVQVVKNKGVLSLWNGLAANTIKIVPYFGLLFACFELCKQVCLYRNGYIVSPLSYTPAPGVDQSLRPAELQEMKRYLRNRSFGAGSQSSIGNRW